From the genome of Mycteria americana isolate JAX WOST 10 ecotype Jacksonville Zoo and Gardens chromosome 12, USCA_MyAme_1.0, whole genome shotgun sequence, one region includes:
- the LOC142416165 gene encoding mesothelin-like protein, with the protein MVRAALAPAAIALCLRFSADLMKAAAAALIVGAVLSATEQHADLSASVLQGFQCVPASALPAADILAFAQGLQNKTAELSSAQLSCLAGLLAAKNLTADFGRYPPDLLLFFDSAEMHGATCGAFYARASRGNLDLLPRGSARRTGLLRGALACLGVRSSRLRPEQLGSLGALVCDMEPETITASDPSILENLKLCPALTGAQRDALNAVLLAGGTVYGDPSSWDLRTLQNLGPLVLALNQTTLSLVAKATREAFGRSIMATYGSQGRSQREKSLTLLRAFAAALASSHPRLKRSADRCLSEPITASTVSDPLLLISYDTSEQFNLCLSNEVLKTNLERLLEQPLTVEYLQVMKKRLAQIYPSGIPEKQLKLLGPLSRQYTAEEISLWPVTSSDTLSALLNPSDGKWGAPQVQQLLSRYLALGGTWTGPLLRKIGGRHLCNLQEEQIKQISPEAIRTAGQLNISSCSQTTKEQLYRKAREAFAGQAGTTRAYYCQIWPYLGGAPAEDLKDLAKPGVAIDMDMDTFLALNPDELQKLSVTDVKNLLGENLPYLKEAENETSVMRWVKRQSQRELDCTLGIGLQGGTEEPGTTGTATPPNPTASASISPTATVPAPTTLPPVPTPIATNSLPTANSSTGPHQAPTPSTIGPSPPSSTAPHTYTAVPSAAGSPPATSTARPAPTTGSIVPCSIHQSAPSNKATPPAVTLLATILATVNPNATSPSSVPPPALTPGATTTTTSSVVTNPAVTTRNASTPLVSMNPPAPAGTTHPAPATHNTTTPSTHNAPSALVPNSTSAPAATAATEINLPPHKPTPIPNSAVSTQESVVSSAAKTTTLACETGAPPAFLGPSSTTTSSETAKKTPTGVPEPPRPTPNGYVNLQSASGSGSRLSSCLVHVLVTAVGSSLLRGLL; encoded by the exons ATGGtgcgggcagccctggccccggcAGCCATCGCTCTCTGCCTCC GTTTCTCCGCAGACCTCATGAAAGCAGCAGCG gctgccctgATCGTCGGAGCCGTCCTGTCTGCCACCGAGCAACATGCCGA CCTCTCAGCCTCGGTCCTGCAAGGTTTCCAGTGCGTCCCAGCCAGCGCCCTGCCTGCTGCCGACATCCTCGCCTTTGCCCAGggattgcaaaacaaaacagcgGAGCTGAGCAGTGCccag CTGTCCTGCCTGGCCGGACTGCTCGCTGCCAAGAACCTGACGGCCGATTTCGGCAGGTACCCGCCAGACCTGCTGCTCTTCTTTGA CTCGGCCGAGATGCACGGTGCGACCTGCGGAGCATTTTACGCCCGGGCTTCCCGTGGGAACCTGGACCTGCTGCCCAGGGGCTCAGCCCGGCGGACGGGGCTGCTGCGTGGGGCGCTGGCCTGCCTG ggggtgaggagcagccgcCTGCGCCCCGAGCAGCTTGGCAGCCTTGGGGCACTGGTGTGCGACATGGAGCCAGAGACCATCACGGCCTCGGACCCCAGCATCCTGGAGAACCTGAAGCTCTGCCCAGCGCTGACGGGGGCCCAGCGGGACGCCCTCAATGCCGTGCTCCTCGCGGGGGGCACGGTGTATGG GGATCCTTCAAGCTGGGATTTACGGACTCTGCAAAATTTGGGGCCGCTCGTGCTGGCTTTGAACCAGACGACGCTGAGCTTGGTGGCCAAG GCAACGCGGGAGGCTTTCGGCAGGAGCATCATGGCCACGTACGGCAGCCAGGGACGTTCCCAGCGGGAGAAGTCCCTGACCCTCCTCAGGGCCTTCGCAGCAGCATTGGCTTCGTCTCATCCCAGGCTAAAGCGGAGCGCAGACC gctgcctgTCCGAGCCCATCACGGCCAGCACCGTCTCCGACCCCCTCTTACTCATCAGCTACGACACCAGCGAGCAGTTCAACCTGTGCCTGAGCaatgaggttttaaaaacaaacctggaGCGTCTGCTGGAACAGCCGCTCACTGTGGAATACCTCCAAGTCATGAAAAAAAGGCTGGCGCAG ATTTACCCGTCGGGGATCCCGGAGAAGCAGCTGAAGCTGTTAGGGCCACTGTCCCGCCAGTACACGGCGGAGGAGATCAGCCTGTGGCCGGTGACATCCAGCGACACGCTCTCGGCCCTGCTCAACCCCTCGGATGGCAAGTGGGGGGCTCCCCAG GtccagcagctgctcagcaggtACCTGGCCCTGGGGGGCACCTGGACCGGGCCCTTGCTTCGGAAAATTGGTGGGAGGCACCTGTGCAATCTGCAGGAGGAGCAGATCAAGCAAATATCTCCAGAGGCAATTAG gaCTGCCGGACAATTAAACATTTCTTCTTGCTCTCAAACCACGAAGGAGCAACTCTACAGAAAAGCCCGGGAGGCCTTTGCTGGCCAGGCTGGCACCACCAGGGCGTATTACTGCCAGATTTGGCCGTACCTGG GTGGAGCTCCAGCAGAGGACCTGAAAGACTTGGCTAAACCTGGGGTTGCCATAGACATGGACATGGACACCTTTCTTGCCCTAAATCCCGATGAACTGCAG AAACTCAGTGTCACGGATGTGAAAAATTTGCTTGGGGAAAACCTCCCGTACCTGAAGGAAGCTGAAAATGAGACCTCGGTGATGCGCTGGGTGAAGAGACAGTCCCAGCGGGAACTGGACTGTACCCTGGGAATTGGCCTGCAAGGGGGGACGGAGGAGCCCGGCACCACGGGGACAGCCACCCCTCCTAACCCCACCGCCTCGGCCAGTATCAGCCCCACGGCCACCGTTCCCGCACCCACCACcctcccccctgtccccacccctatTGCCACTAACAGCCTCCCTACCGCTAATTCAAGTACCGGCCCCCACCAGGCCCCCACCCCAAGCACTATCGGCCCGAGCCCCCCTAGCAGCACTGCCCCACACACTTACACCGCTgtccccagcgctgctgggagCCCCCCTGCTACCTCCACCGCCCGACCTGCTCCGACCACCGGCTCCATCGTCCCATGCTCCATCCACCAGTCTGCCCCCTCAAATAAGGCCACCCCCCCCGCTGTCACCCTCCTCGCCACCATCCTTGCCACTGTCAACCCCAACGCCACCTCTCCCAGCTCCGTCCCACCCCCCGCTCTCACGCCCggggccaccaccaccaccaccagcagcgtTGTTACTAACCCGGCCGTTACCACCCGCAACGCCAGCACCCCACTGGTGTCCATGAACCCCCCAGCACCTGCGGGTACCACCCACCCCGCTCCTGCCACCCATAACACCACCACACCGAGCACCCACAACGCTCCCAGCGCCCTTGTCCCTAACTCCACCTCTGCGCCCGCTGCCACCGCAGCCACAGAAATTAACCTCCCTCCCCACAAGCCCACCCCAATTCCCAACTCCGCTGTCTCCACCCAAGAGAGCGTCGTCTCCTCAGCCGCCAAGACTACAACATTGGCTTGCGAGACCGGTGCCCCTCCGGCATTTCTCGGCCCCTcttccaccaccaccagcagTGAGACCGCTAAAAAAACACCCACAGGCGTGCCAGAGCCACCGCGACCAACACCCAACGGATACGTCAACCTGCAATCTGCATCTG GATCAGGATCCAGACTCTCCTCCTGCCTAGTGCATGTACTGGTGACAGCCGTGGGAAGCTCACTGCTGCGAGGGCTTCTCTGA